A window of the Salvia splendens isolate huo1 unplaced genomic scaffold, SspV2 ctg997, whole genome shotgun sequence genome harbors these coding sequences:
- the LOC121792019 gene encoding PHD finger protein ING1-like yields MSISEEFQANIEALPNIIQRKYALLRDLDKSLQEIQKQNEQHCEQEIDDMKRGIKSGSITPNSSLLKFTDDAVDEQKHAIRIADEKVELAVQAYDLVDTHIQQLDQYLKKFDEDLRRAERDAIAATPPTHYMNVKAGRSGKTSNRGRKKTCVAAANVSVVSPSGTGATTAANPSMELDLPVDPNEPTYCFCNQVSYGEMVACDNPDCKIEWFHYGCVGLKEQPKGKWYCSDCVGSQRRRKVR; encoded by the exons ATGTCTATCAGCGAGGAATTCCAAGCTA ATATTGAAGCCTTACCCAATATAATACAAAGGAAATATGCGCTGTTACGAGATTTGGATAAGAGCTTGCAAG AAATTCAGAAGCAAAACGAACAGCACTGTGAACAGGAGATAGATGATATGAAGCGTGGTATAAAATCCGGTAGCATCACACCCAATTCTTCTCTTCTCAAATTTACAGACGATGCTGTAGATGAGCAAAAACATGCCATAAGGATTGCCGATGAGAAAGTAGAATTGGCGGTTCAGGCTTATGACTTG GTAGACACTCACATTCAACAGCTTGATCAATACTTGAAGAAATTTGATGAGGATCTACGGCGTG CCGAAAGGGATGCCATAGCTGCAACTCCTCCAACTCATTATATGAATGTCAAAGCTGGAAGGTCTGGCAAAACTAGCAATAGAGGGCGTAAGAA GACGTGCGTTGCAGCAGCAAATGTATCTGTGGTCTCACCCTCTGGAACTGGTGCAACGACTGCAGCAAATCCCAGCATGGAATTAGATCTGCCTGTTGACCCAAATGAGCCCACGTATTGTTTTTGCAACCAAGTGAGCTATGGTGAAATGGTTGCATGTGACAATCCCGAT TGCAAGATAGAATGGTTCCATTATGGCTGTGTTGGGCTTAAAGAACAGCCAAAAGGCAAATGGTATTGTTCAGATTGTGTCGGGAGCCAAAGGCGTAGGAAAGTGAGATAA